One Brassica napus cultivar Da-Ae chromosome C4, Da-Ae, whole genome shotgun sequence genomic region harbors:
- the LOC106394497 gene encoding prolyl 4-hydroxylase 1: MAAPAMKIVFGLLTFVTIGMIIGALLQLAFINRLEDSYGNGLPSLRGLRGQSSRHLRDVSRWANDKDAEALRLGYVKPEVVSWSPRIIVLHNFLSSEECEHLKAIARPRLQVSTVVDVKTGKGVKSDVRKSSGMFLTHVERSYPIIQAIEKRISVFSQVPAENGELIQVLRYEPNQFYRPHHDYFSDTFNLKRGGQRVATMLMYLTDDVEGGETYFPLAGDGECTCGGKIMKGISVKPTKGDAVLVWSMGLDGQSDPKSIHGGCEVLSGEKWSATKWMRQKATS; the protein is encoded by the exons ATGGCAGCTCCTGCCATGAAGATCGTGTTCGGTCTATTGACATTTGTCACTATCGGAATGATCATAG GTGCCTTATTACAATTGGCCTTTATCAACAGACTGGAAGATTCGTACG GAAATGGATTACCATCCTTAAGAGGGCTTCGGGGACAGAGCTCCCGACATCTCCGAG ATGTTTCCCGGTGGGCAAATGACAAAGATGCAGAAGCTTTGCGGCTTGGCTAT GTCAAGCCTGAAGTAGTTAGTTGGTCCCCTCGAATTATTGTGCTTCATAACTTCCTCAGCTCAGAG GAATGTGAACACCTCAAAGCTATCGCCAGGCCTCGCCTTCAGGTTTCCACTGTCGTTGATGTTAAAACCGGAAAG GGAGTTAAAAGTGACGTGAGGAAAAGCTCTGGAATGTTTCTAACTCACGTAGAAAGAAGTTATCCAATTATTCAG GCAATTGAAAAGAGAATCTCAGTCTTTTCTCAAGTACCAGCTGAGAATGGAGAACTCATTCAAGTCCTAAG ATATGAACCAAACCAGTTTTACAGACCGCATCACGATTACTTTTCTGACACA TTCAATCTGAAGCGTGGTGGTCAGCGAGTAGCAACAATGCTAATGTACTTAACAGATGATGTTGAAGGAGGAGAAACTTATTTCCCTTTG GCTGGTGATGGTGAATGCACATGTGGAGGCAAAATCATGAAAGGCATTTCTGTGAAACCCACCAAAGGAGACGCAGTTCTCGTCTGGAGCATG GGGCTTGATGGACAGTCAGATCCAAAGAGCATACATGGAGGATGTGAAGTTCTGTCTGGAGAGAAATGGTCAGCTACTAAATGGATGAGACAAAAAGCTACTTCTTGA
- the LOC106395109 gene encoding LOW QUALITY PROTEIN: transcription factor IBH1-like (The sequence of the model RefSeq protein was modified relative to this genomic sequence to represent the inferred CDS: deleted 1 base in 1 codon; substituted 1 base at 1 genomic stop codon) has translation MGSGNNPIYTGVPEKDVFALYFLQTLSNLRTQIPFSSPDKTKDRVKKIKKAAYVSMARAAGGTNRLWSRSLXLHQAAKRNNKNVRLSRRRKRVTWLRRNRRDPVEEPAAERLRNLVPGGGAMETSKLMEETAHYIKCLSMQVKVMQCLVDGLSPK, from the exons ATGGGCTCTGGAAACAACCCCATATACACAGGCGTCCCTGAAAAGGACGTTTTTGCCCTCTACTTCCTCCAAACCCTCTCAAATCTCCGAACCCAAATCCCTTTCAGTTCTCCTGACAAAACAAAGGATCGTGTCAAGAAGATCAAGAAGGCCGCGTACGTGTCCATGGCCAGAGCAGCCGGGGGGACTAACCGGCTGTGGAGTAGAAGCCTC TAATTACACCAAGCCGCTAAAAGAAACAACAAGAACGTAAGACTTTCTAGGAGGAGGAAGAGGGTGACGTGGCTGAGGAGAAACCGGAGAGATCCAGTAGAGGAGCCCGCGGCGGAGAGGCTGAGGAATCTTGTTCCTGGAGGCGGAGCAATGGAGACTTCAAAGCTGATGGAGGAGACGGCTCATTATATCAAGTGCCTTAGCATGCAGGTCAAGGTCATGCAGTGTCTTGTTGATGGCTTGTCTCCAAAATGA